From a single Cyclobacterium marinum DSM 745 genomic region:
- a CDS encoding TonB-dependent receptor produces MRQLLQKRMLIVLLLFLAIGSSYGQVTTSSVQGAVFDTEGEALIGATVKATHEPSGSVYGAVTNVDGRFNLPNLRVGGPYSIEINYLGFESQLFSGIVLRLGEVYNLNAVLTDGDTELTEFVVEGDRGSDFTSNRTGTATNISNEQLKNLPQINRSVLEFTRLTPQASGNSFAGRDARYNNLQIDGANFNNGFGLSGEPLPGGDSQPISLDAIEEITVNIAPYDVLQSGFTGAGINAVTRSGTNTLEGSAYYFLKNQSLQGRKIGDNELEAVDAATKNFGFRLGGPIIKNKLFFFVNAEREILTGANASGVNLWRPSEDGIADPENNIARPTRTDLEAVQNHLINQWGYDPGRYEGYANEAEQSSTKLLARIDWNINEKNKLAVRYNQVVGTSNQLANATSGPRPRAPWPNGARVSQNAITFENGNYGFENSVRSITAELNSYISNSWSNQLLATYSRIQDKRTSPSDQLFPFVDIWDGGGLIDDGEGNMVQNKGSMNYISFGTELFTYNNDVINNNYSIINNLNYVEGKHNITMGAAFELQNFGNSYTRMGTSYYRYASVDDFLSTGTANEVAPTMFGLTYPYAGQDTYSRVNFGLASIYAQDKYAVNQDLSITFGLRAELPIYLNELTANESINEITLTNQFGMPTNYNSGEWPSSKLMVSPRFGFNYDVFGDRSLTLRGGTGVFSGRVPFVWLTNMPTNAGVIQNNVEPGSYEQVEGWIDNITFQPERYYYVENVPQGAEDVFISSPSEGAPGSFALVDPDFKMPMVWRSSFGLDYQIPNTPLLLTTDLLYTRDINAVFQYGANRVRSTNTMDYGSSGAPGDYGDTREVFLPGQSTAYNSVMGGNNATVLSNTSIKGRSFSGTVGLSVPYHRGFSASLYYTYSSAKEVTANDGSNASSAWGASPTINSPNDQMLHISNFAIPHRIVGSVSYRIEYANALATTIGLYYNGAHQGRFSYVYGNDFNGDGITGDLIYLPESSSTMNFVDITDDDGVVYTAAEQRAAFDAYVEENGLSKYRGDYLPRNAFLNPWLNRFDIRILQDVSQTFGKMKNTVQLSVDIVNLGNLLNSDWGIQDDLNGAENLLSRAGSVSATPDFNLTTISGNLPTNPFRNVSGFGTTWSMQVGLRYLF; encoded by the coding sequence ATGAGGCAACTGTTACAAAAAAGAATGCTTATTGTGCTATTACTGTTTCTCGCTATTGGGAGCAGTTATGGGCAAGTAACTACCAGTTCCGTTCAAGGAGCTGTGTTTGACACCGAAGGAGAGGCACTGATAGGTGCTACTGTAAAGGCAACTCACGAGCCTTCCGGTTCCGTGTATGGTGCTGTTACCAATGTGGATGGAAGGTTTAACCTACCCAACCTTAGAGTAGGAGGCCCCTACTCTATAGAAATTAATTACCTTGGATTTGAATCACAACTATTTTCAGGAATAGTGTTGAGGCTTGGAGAGGTTTACAATTTAAATGCAGTACTTACTGATGGAGACACTGAATTGACAGAATTTGTTGTGGAAGGAGACAGAGGGTCAGATTTCACCTCAAACCGTACAGGTACAGCAACCAATATCTCGAATGAACAATTAAAAAACCTTCCACAGATCAACAGGAGTGTACTTGAATTTACCAGGTTGACCCCACAAGCCAGTGGGAATTCCTTTGCGGGAAGGGATGCAAGGTACAATAACCTTCAAATTGATGGAGCTAACTTTAACAATGGATTTGGTTTAAGTGGTGAACCTCTACCAGGTGGAGATTCCCAACCAATTTCTTTGGATGCCATAGAAGAAATTACTGTAAATATTGCACCATATGATGTGTTGCAAAGTGGCTTTACAGGTGCAGGTATCAATGCTGTAACCAGAAGTGGTACCAATACCCTAGAAGGTTCTGCCTATTACTTCCTTAAAAACCAATCCCTTCAGGGAAGGAAAATTGGCGACAATGAATTGGAAGCTGTAGATGCTGCCACCAAGAATTTTGGCTTTAGATTGGGTGGTCCTATTATCAAAAACAAATTGTTCTTCTTTGTGAATGCAGAAAGAGAGATCCTTACAGGAGCAAATGCTTCCGGGGTAAACCTTTGGAGACCGTCAGAAGACGGTATTGCTGATCCTGAAAACAATATTGCAAGACCTACAAGGACAGATTTGGAAGCTGTGCAAAATCACCTGATCAACCAATGGGGTTATGATCCGGGCAGATACGAAGGCTATGCCAATGAGGCGGAGCAATCAAGTACGAAGCTATTGGCTAGGATTGATTGGAACATCAATGAGAAAAACAAATTAGCTGTAAGGTACAATCAAGTAGTTGGTACTTCCAACCAATTGGCCAATGCAACTTCAGGGCCTCGTCCTAGAGCTCCATGGCCAAATGGCGCCAGAGTTAGCCAGAATGCCATTACTTTTGAAAATGGGAATTATGGATTTGAGAATTCGGTAAGATCCATTACTGCAGAATTAAATAGTTACATTAGCAATAGTTGGTCAAACCAATTATTGGCTACTTATTCTAGAATTCAGGACAAAAGAACTTCTCCATCTGACCAGCTCTTCCCTTTTGTTGACATCTGGGACGGTGGAGGATTAATTGATGACGGTGAAGGTAATATGGTGCAGAACAAAGGTTCCATGAACTATATTTCTTTCGGTACAGAGTTATTTACTTATAACAATGATGTGATAAATAATAACTACTCAATCATCAATAACTTGAATTATGTAGAAGGCAAGCACAACATCACCATGGGGGCTGCTTTTGAACTTCAGAATTTTGGCAATAGCTACACCAGAATGGGTACCTCTTATTACCGTTATGCTTCTGTAGATGATTTTCTTTCTACGGGAACTGCCAATGAAGTTGCACCTACGATGTTCGGCCTGACTTATCCTTATGCCGGGCAAGACACTTATTCAAGAGTTAATTTTGGATTGGCTTCTATTTATGCACAAGACAAATATGCGGTAAATCAGGATCTAAGCATTACCTTCGGTCTTCGTGCAGAGCTTCCAATTTATCTGAATGAATTAACCGCTAATGAATCCATAAATGAGATTACATTGACCAATCAATTTGGCATGCCTACCAATTACAATTCAGGAGAGTGGCCAAGTTCTAAATTAATGGTCTCTCCAAGATTTGGGTTTAACTATGATGTATTTGGAGACCGTTCGCTTACTTTAAGAGGTGGTACCGGTGTATTCTCAGGTAGGGTACCCTTTGTATGGTTGACCAATATGCCTACCAATGCAGGAGTAATACAGAATAACGTTGAACCGGGAAGTTACGAACAAGTTGAAGGATGGATAGACAATATTACTTTCCAACCTGAGCGATATTATTATGTGGAAAATGTTCCTCAAGGAGCTGAAGATGTTTTTATCTCTTCTCCATCAGAAGGTGCTCCGGGTTCATTCGCATTGGTAGATCCTGACTTCAAAATGCCTATGGTATGGCGATCTAGCTTTGGTTTGGATTACCAAATCCCTAATACACCATTGCTATTGACGACAGATTTATTGTACACCAGAGATATCAATGCTGTATTCCAGTACGGGGCTAACCGAGTAAGGTCTACCAATACCATGGATTATGGTTCAAGTGGAGCTCCGGGTGATTATGGTGACACAAGAGAAGTTTTTCTTCCCGGACAAAGCACCGCATACAATAGCGTGATGGGAGGAAATAATGCAACTGTTCTTTCCAATACTAGTATCAAAGGTAGAAGTTTTAGTGGAACAGTAGGTTTATCAGTGCCTTATCACAGGGGTTTTAGTGCTTCTTTGTATTACACTTATTCCTCTGCGAAAGAAGTTACTGCTAACGATGGATCCAATGCAAGTTCTGCATGGGGTGCAAGCCCAACAATTAATAGTCCTAACGACCAAATGCTGCATATCTCTAACTTCGCGATTCCACATAGGATAGTTGGAAGTGTAAGTTATAGAATTGAATACGCCAATGCATTGGCCACAACAATTGGACTTTACTATAATGGAGCACATCAGGGAAGATTCTCTTATGTTTATGGCAATGATTTTAATGGAGATGGAATTACAGGGGACTTAATATATCTTCCTGAGAGTTCTTCAACAATGAATTTTGTTGATATTACTGATGATGACGGCGTAGTTTACACTGCTGCAGAGCAAAGAGCTGCCTTTGATGCCTATGTAGAAGAAAATGGATTGAGCAAATACAGAGGGGATTACCTACCGAGAAATGCCTTCCTTAACCCATGGTTAAACAGGTTTGATATCCGAATCTTACAAGATGTTTCTCAGACATTTGGGAAAATGAAAAATACTGTTCAGTTAAGTGTGGACATTGTGAACCTTGGTAATTTATTGAACAGCGATTGGGGAATTCAGGACGACTTAAATGGAGCTGAAAATTTACTTTCAAGAGCCGGGTCAGTAAGTGCAACTCCTGATTTTAATCTAACTACCATCTCAGGAAACCTTCCTACAAATCCTTTCAGAAATGTAAGTGGATTTGGAACAACATGGAGCATGCAGGTAGGTTTACGATATTTGTTTTAA
- a CDS encoding lysoplasmalogenase, producing the protein MRKKEILWLYIFLFASLADISMIIHPEINYRYLTKPLIMISLMLYFLQSTKLIKGSLLRITVSAGLFFSFLGDTLLLNKDLFLYGLGAFFMTHVCYIIAFKLTQNQTLNLFKVNFIKMFVYNLPLYILTAFIYFLIHAQLNELKIPVIIYTMAIVMMVTMARERYGRTNSASFWQLFIGAFLFFISDSLLALDRFFYPIIDGDLYIMGTYILGQLLIIMGIRSHLLQVNKASN; encoded by the coding sequence ATGCGCAAAAAAGAAATCTTATGGTTATATATCTTCCTCTTTGCATCCTTGGCAGATATTTCAATGATCATTCATCCGGAAATTAATTACAGGTATCTCACCAAACCTTTGATCATGATTTCCCTAATGCTTTACTTTTTGCAGAGCACAAAATTAATAAAGGGGAGTTTATTGCGCATCACTGTATCTGCAGGCCTATTTTTCTCATTTCTGGGAGACACTTTACTTTTAAACAAAGATTTGTTTTTATATGGCCTCGGTGCTTTTTTTATGACGCATGTTTGTTACATCATCGCCTTTAAACTGACCCAAAATCAGACCTTAAACCTGTTTAAGGTGAATTTCATAAAAATGTTTGTTTACAACCTCCCTCTTTACATCCTAACAGCATTTATCTATTTCTTGATTCATGCGCAGTTGAACGAATTAAAAATACCGGTAATTATCTACACAATGGCCATTGTCATGATGGTGACAATGGCCAGAGAAAGGTATGGAAGAACCAATAGTGCCAGTTTTTGGCAGTTGTTTATTGGTGCTTTCTTGTTTTTTATATCAGATAGTTTGCTGGCCTTGGATCGTTTTTTTTACCCCATTATCGATGGAGATCTTTACATCATGGGAACTTATATCCTAGGTCAACTACTGATCATTATGGGAATAAGAAGCCACCTTTTGCAGGTGAATAAAGCTTCAAATTAA
- the aspS gene encoding aspartate--tRNA ligase — protein MLRTHTCGELRLEDLDKKVILSGWVQRVRNKGGLAWVDLRDRYGVTQLIFEEGAVAPELLKTATTLGREYVVQAEGVVIERASKNDKIPTGSIEIRVSELKILNKAKVPPFIIEDETDGGEELRMKYRYLDLRRNVVREKLQLRHRMMQETRKYMDGQDFMEVETPVLIKSTPEGARDFVVPSRVHGGEFYALPQSPQTFKQLLMVSGFDRYFQIVKCFRDEDLRADRQPEFTQIDCEMSFVDQEDILEIFEGLVRHLFTKVKGMELGEIERMTYEDAMRLYGNDKPDIRFGMPFVELNDLAQGKGFSIFDSAELILGINAEGAANYTRKQLDALTNWVKRPQIGAKGLVYVKCNEDGSFKSSVDKFYSQEDLKAWAEKAGAKKGDLILVLSGSEKDTRKQMSELRLKMGDELGLRDKSVYRPLWVLDFPLLEWDEETARYHAMHHPFTSPKKEDMELLDKDPGKVRANAYDLVINGVEIGGGSIRIHDKETQQMMFRHLGFTEEEAQSQFGFLMEAFEFGAPPHGGIAFGFDRLCAIFGGTDSIRDYIAFPKNNAGRDVMINSPSSISDEQLVELSLDIKLKE, from the coding sequence ATGCTTAGAACACATACTTGTGGAGAACTCCGTCTGGAGGATTTGGATAAAAAAGTTATACTTTCCGGATGGGTGCAGAGGGTAAGGAATAAGGGAGGATTAGCATGGGTAGACTTAAGAGACCGATACGGTGTTACCCAACTGATTTTTGAAGAAGGAGCAGTGGCTCCTGAGCTTTTGAAAACCGCAACAACCTTGGGACGAGAGTATGTCGTTCAGGCTGAAGGAGTGGTGATTGAACGTGCTTCAAAAAATGACAAAATCCCTACCGGATCAATTGAAATTCGCGTGAGTGAATTAAAAATATTAAATAAGGCAAAGGTGCCACCTTTCATCATTGAAGATGAGACAGACGGAGGGGAAGAGTTGAGAATGAAATACCGGTATCTGGACTTGAGGAGAAATGTAGTCAGAGAAAAGCTGCAACTCAGGCATCGCATGATGCAGGAAACCAGGAAGTACATGGATGGGCAAGATTTCATGGAAGTGGAAACCCCCGTTTTGATCAAATCTACTCCTGAAGGTGCCCGAGATTTTGTTGTTCCCAGCAGGGTCCATGGTGGTGAATTTTATGCATTACCTCAATCTCCCCAGACCTTTAAGCAACTATTAATGGTCAGTGGATTTGATCGGTATTTCCAAATAGTAAAGTGTTTTAGGGATGAGGATCTCCGTGCAGATAGGCAACCTGAATTTACCCAAATAGACTGTGAAATGTCCTTTGTAGATCAAGAGGATATTTTGGAGATTTTTGAAGGTTTGGTTCGTCACCTTTTCACGAAAGTGAAGGGGATGGAATTGGGCGAGATTGAACGCATGACCTACGAAGATGCCATGCGCTTGTATGGAAATGATAAGCCTGATATTCGCTTTGGGATGCCTTTTGTTGAACTTAATGATTTGGCACAAGGCAAAGGATTTAGCATTTTTGATAGTGCTGAGTTAATCCTTGGAATCAATGCAGAAGGTGCTGCTAATTACACAAGAAAGCAATTGGATGCCCTTACCAATTGGGTCAAACGACCCCAGATAGGTGCCAAAGGATTGGTTTATGTCAAATGCAATGAAGATGGTTCTTTTAAATCATCTGTTGATAAATTTTACAGCCAAGAAGACCTTAAAGCATGGGCAGAAAAAGCAGGTGCTAAAAAAGGAGACTTGATATTAGTACTTTCCGGGAGTGAAAAAGACACCCGAAAGCAAATGTCTGAATTAAGGCTGAAAATGGGAGACGAACTAGGCTTGAGAGATAAGTCTGTTTACAGACCTCTTTGGGTGCTGGATTTTCCATTGCTTGAATGGGATGAAGAAACCGCTAGGTACCATGCCATGCACCATCCTTTCACCTCACCTAAAAAAGAGGATATGGAACTTCTCGACAAAGATCCGGGAAAGGTACGTGCCAATGCGTATGATTTGGTTATCAATGGGGTAGAAATTGGAGGGGGTTCAATAAGAATTCATGACAAGGAAACCCAGCAAATGATGTTCAGGCATCTAGGCTTTACAGAAGAAGAAGCCCAATCACAATTTGGGTTCCTTATGGAAGCTTTTGAGTTTGGTGCGCCTCCTCATGGAGGAATAGCATTTGGTTTTGATCGCTTGTGCGCCATCTTTGGAGGTACTGATTCCATCCGAGATTATATCGCTTTCCCTAAAAATAATGCAGGTAGAGACGTGATGATTAATTCACCTAGCAGCATTTCCGACGAACAATTGGTTGAATTGTCATTGGATATAAAATTGAAGGAATAA
- a CDS encoding M23 family metallopeptidase produces the protein MKKYWTFGGLFIITCIAFWIYDGNVPQVQENEPQELEANVPEPEEENLLYGINVDDVDIVEGVVKRNQTLSTILAPFDVPYQIIDEIAKKSKDIFDVKKIAFNKKYTVLSPRDSTKSKFFVYEPNRTEFVVFNLSQPEIYKENKPMEINNREIGGTISSSLYVNMTELGLGPDLVDQFADLYGWVVDFQRLQKGDKFKVIYKEQVVEDQIVGIEDIEAAYFEHMGQGYHAIPFEQNGIISYFDEKGNSLKKAFLRDPLKFSRISSRYSLSRFHPVQKRYKAHLGTDYAAPRGTEIRAVGDGTVLEATYRGGNGNFVKIKHNGTYTTQYLHMSKIGKGIKKGTRVKQGQVIGYVGSTGLATGPHLCFRFWKHGKQVDWLKEEIPPAEPIAEENKLAFEQVKQEKINKLMAIQYTNKVPLLTSK, from the coding sequence ATGAAAAAATATTGGACTTTCGGAGGATTATTTATCATTACCTGCATTGCATTTTGGATTTACGATGGAAATGTTCCTCAAGTTCAGGAAAATGAACCGCAAGAATTAGAAGCAAACGTTCCTGAACCGGAAGAAGAAAATTTATTATATGGAATCAATGTTGATGATGTTGACATTGTGGAAGGTGTGGTGAAAAGAAACCAAACTTTATCTACAATATTGGCCCCATTTGATGTACCCTATCAAATTATAGATGAAATCGCCAAAAAATCAAAGGATATATTTGATGTAAAAAAAATAGCATTCAACAAAAAATACACGGTGCTTAGCCCTAGAGATTCCACAAAGTCTAAATTCTTTGTTTACGAACCCAATAGAACTGAATTTGTAGTTTTTAATTTGAGCCAACCGGAAATTTATAAAGAAAACAAACCGATGGAGATCAACAATAGAGAAATCGGGGGTACTATCAGCTCCTCTCTCTATGTAAACATGACAGAGTTGGGCTTAGGTCCTGACCTTGTAGATCAATTCGCCGACCTTTATGGCTGGGTGGTAGATTTCCAAAGGCTTCAGAAGGGAGATAAGTTTAAAGTAATTTATAAAGAACAAGTAGTTGAAGACCAAATTGTAGGAATTGAGGACATTGAGGCGGCCTATTTTGAACATATGGGCCAAGGATACCACGCCATTCCTTTTGAGCAAAATGGTATCATTTCTTATTTTGATGAAAAGGGAAACAGTCTAAAAAAAGCATTTTTAAGAGACCCATTGAAATTCTCCCGAATCAGTTCAAGATATAGTCTTAGTAGATTTCACCCGGTGCAAAAAAGATACAAAGCGCATTTAGGTACTGATTATGCAGCACCAAGGGGAACTGAGATTAGGGCAGTGGGTGATGGAACAGTGCTTGAGGCCACCTATAGAGGAGGCAATGGCAACTTTGTAAAGATCAAACACAATGGAACCTACACCACTCAATATCTACACATGTCCAAAATTGGAAAAGGAATAAAAAAAGGTACTCGGGTGAAACAAGGGCAGGTCATCGGTTATGTAGGCAGCACTGGATTAGCTACCGGACCACACCTTTGTTTCAGATTCTGGAAACACGGTAAACAAGTGGATTGGCTAAAAGAAGAAATTCCACCGGCAGAACCAATAGCTGAAGAAAACAAGCTTGCTTTTGAACAGGTAAAACAAGAAAAAATCAATAAATTAATGGCCATCCAGTACACCAATAAAGTGCCTTTACTTACAAGTAAATAA
- a CDS encoding glycosyltransferase family protein translates to MKPKVFLINNYSMERAYSLWEKGISGSHHVWGKVELDQRGKVEMTVFPHEKYKILNKIGRLFGIGHLDQQIRILLNVNKFDILYSPYSKSNTKLLLFLKAIGLFRKPIVVTIHQPFWMGRNENWFFRLYARQYILNYTASIFLSKPLLEKTVDLLEIPKKAYKDKFSLAQWGPDMTYYERYYIKRNSFEDCDFFISAGHTDRDFETLIEAFRGLDYKLKIFCTPKTIPKTVDIPPNVEVDWEVTLSYDLVPYYQKSIAILIPLKYPKSKEGCQGMTSLQDVVTFSKPVIMTRNPCLNLDIEEEGIGYWVDMYDVNSWREKLRILKENRDIWLEMSDKSQSTFKNKFNSEVFATHLESVLLSVYNKDNNRP, encoded by the coding sequence ATGAAGCCTAAGGTATTTTTGATTAATAATTACTCTATGGAAAGGGCCTATTCACTTTGGGAAAAAGGGATAAGTGGAAGCCACCATGTCTGGGGCAAGGTTGAACTGGACCAAAGAGGTAAAGTGGAAATGACAGTATTCCCCCATGAGAAATATAAAATTCTCAATAAAATTGGTAGACTCTTTGGCATTGGTCACCTTGATCAACAAATAAGGATATTGTTAAATGTCAATAAATTCGATATTTTATATTCGCCTTATTCCAAATCAAATACAAAATTACTGCTCTTTTTAAAAGCAATTGGGTTATTTAGAAAACCTATTGTGGTAACCATCCATCAACCTTTTTGGATGGGCAGGAATGAAAATTGGTTTTTCAGATTATACGCTAGACAATATATTTTAAACTACACGGCCTCCATCTTTTTAAGTAAACCACTACTGGAAAAGACGGTAGATCTTTTAGAAATCCCCAAAAAAGCCTACAAAGATAAGTTCAGTCTGGCCCAATGGGGGCCTGACATGACTTATTACGAGCGGTATTATATTAAACGCAATTCCTTTGAAGATTGCGATTTCTTTATTAGTGCGGGCCATACCGACAGGGACTTCGAGACCCTTATAGAGGCATTTAGAGGTTTGGATTATAAACTAAAAATATTCTGCACACCTAAAACTATTCCAAAGACGGTTGATATCCCTCCAAATGTAGAAGTAGATTGGGAGGTAACATTATCCTATGACCTCGTCCCTTATTACCAAAAATCAATTGCTATTTTGATTCCACTTAAATATCCAAAATCTAAAGAGGGATGTCAAGGAATGACAAGCCTTCAAGATGTGGTGACCTTTAGCAAACCGGTAATAATGACCCGTAATCCTTGTCTAAATTTGGATATTGAAGAGGAAGGAATTGGATATTGGGTGGACATGTATGATGTAAATAGCTGGAGGGAAAAATTAAGGATACTAAAGGAAAATAGGGACATTTGGCTTGAGATGAGTGACAAATCCCAATCAACTTTTAAAAACAAATTTAATTCCGAAGTTTTCGCAACTCATCTTGAAAGCGTCCTCCTCTCGGTATACAATAAGGATAATAATAGACCATAG
- the rfbF gene encoding glucose-1-phosphate cytidylyltransferase — MKAVILAGGFGTRISEESSIRPKPMVSIGQKPILWHIMKIYSYYGINEFIICCGYKGEVIKAYFSNYHLLKSDFTIDLSTNKIDIHHATSEPWKVTLVDTGLDTMTGGRLKKVKEYIGDETFCMTYGDGVSDVNINEAIAFHKKEGASATLTAVKQPGRFGAFVLSSKASRIENFREKPQGDGNEGAMINGGFFVLEPRVLDLIENDQTVWEREPLEKLAKNHDLAAYVHNGFWQAMDSLRDRNYLEDLWNQQNAPWKVW; from the coding sequence ATGAAGGCAGTAATTTTAGCGGGAGGATTTGGCACTAGGATTAGTGAAGAAAGCTCAATTCGCCCTAAACCTATGGTAAGCATAGGGCAGAAACCAATTCTTTGGCATATAATGAAGATTTATTCTTATTACGGTATAAATGAGTTTATTATTTGCTGTGGATACAAAGGAGAAGTAATCAAAGCGTATTTTTCTAACTACCACCTCTTGAAGTCCGATTTCACTATAGATTTAAGTACCAATAAAATTGACATTCACCATGCAACCTCTGAGCCTTGGAAGGTGACTCTTGTTGATACAGGTCTTGATACGATGACGGGAGGAAGGCTAAAAAAAGTGAAAGAATACATTGGTGATGAGACATTCTGCATGACCTATGGGGATGGTGTATCGGATGTAAACATCAATGAAGCCATTGCTTTTCATAAAAAAGAGGGAGCCTCTGCTACCTTAACTGCCGTTAAGCAACCCGGCAGATTTGGTGCTTTTGTCTTGTCCTCAAAAGCCTCCAGAATAGAAAATTTCAGAGAGAAACCGCAAGGAGATGGAAATGAAGGAGCAATGATTAATGGGGGCTTTTTTGTCTTGGAACCAAGGGTTTTGGATTTGATAGAAAACGATCAGACCGTATGGGAAAGAGAACCACTAGAAAAATTAGCCAAAAACCATGATCTGGCTGCCTATGTCCACAATGGATTTTGGCAAGCAATGGACTCCCTTAGGGATAGAAATTATCTGGAGGACTTGTGGAATCAACAAAATGCACCTTGGAAAGTTTGGTGA